A genome region from Paradevosia shaoguanensis includes the following:
- a CDS encoding TCR/Tet family MFS transporter, whose product MKAETRSRLTLACILITILLDMIGLGIIVPVLPELIEQVTGEGVAQAAVIGGYLVFVYALMQFLFSPVLGNLSDRFGRRPVLLLSLLGLTADYLFMAFAPIVTFLFVGRILSGIAGAAVATATAYIADITPPEKRSQRFGLIGAAFGLGFIIGPVVGGELGAYGPRVPFYAAAALAFANFLFGFFVLPESLPKERRRKFDFRRANPFGALIALRRYPVVLWLLFALFLLSLASQAFPSVWNFFTIEVVNFSTSQIGRALGAFGIGFALSQAFLIGPLVKRIGEWSTVLIGLTVATIAFVGTAFIHTSFGLYGFLMFGSLSGIAAPAINGLLSRQVPDDGQGELQGAVNATNSLASILGPLAATQIFAYFTNPPKGEPGYFPGAPFIAAGAMIVLAALVFVYTAWRYDLMHRQPVARHPKRPDMAPPGQQATPPHAENGEK is encoded by the coding sequence ATGAAAGCCGAGACCCGCTCCCGACTGACCCTGGCCTGTATCCTTATCACCATTCTGCTTGATATGATCGGGCTCGGGATCATCGTGCCGGTCCTGCCCGAGCTGATCGAACAGGTTACGGGCGAAGGCGTTGCCCAGGCCGCCGTCATCGGCGGCTATCTCGTCTTCGTCTACGCGCTGATGCAGTTCCTGTTCTCGCCGGTGCTTGGCAACCTCTCGGATCGCTTCGGCCGCCGCCCGGTGCTGCTGCTTTCGCTGCTGGGCCTCACCGCCGACTACCTCTTCATGGCCTTCGCGCCGATCGTCACCTTCCTCTTCGTCGGCCGCATCCTCTCGGGCATCGCCGGCGCCGCCGTGGCGACCGCTACCGCCTACATCGCCGACATCACCCCGCCGGAAAAGCGTTCGCAGCGCTTCGGGCTGATCGGGGCGGCGTTCGGGCTCGGCTTCATCATCGGCCCGGTGGTGGGCGGCGAGCTCGGCGCCTATGGTCCGCGCGTGCCCTTCTACGCCGCCGCAGCCCTGGCCTTCGCCAACTTCCTCTTCGGCTTCTTCGTGCTGCCCGAGAGCCTCCCCAAGGAACGTCGCCGCAAGTTCGATTTCCGCCGCGCCAACCCCTTCGGCGCGCTGATCGCGCTGCGCCGCTATCCGGTGGTGCTCTGGCTGCTCTTCGCGCTCTTCCTGCTCTCGCTGGCCAGCCAGGCGTTCCCCTCGGTCTGGAACTTCTTCACCATCGAGGTGGTGAACTTCTCGACCAGCCAGATCGGCCGCGCGCTGGGCGCCTTCGGCATCGGCTTCGCGCTCAGTCAGGCCTTCCTCATCGGCCCGCTGGTCAAGCGCATCGGGGAATGGAGCACGGTGCTGATCGGCTTGACGGTCGCGACCATCGCCTTTGTCGGCACGGCCTTCATCCACACCAGCTTCGGCCTCTACGGCTTCCTGATGTTCGGCTCGCTGAGCGGCATCGCGGCGCCCGCCATCAACGGCCTGCTCTCGCGGCAGGTGCCCGACGATGGCCAGGGTGAATTGCAGGGCGCGGTGAACGCCACCAACTCGCTGGCCTCGATCCTCGGACCGCTGGCGGCGACGCAGATCTTCGCCTACTTCACCAACCCGCCCAAGGGCGAACCGGGCTACTTCCCGGGCGCGCCCTTCATCGCGGCAGGCGCCATGATCGTGCTGGCGGCTCTGGTCTTCGTCTACACCGCCTGGCGCTACGACCTCATGCACCGCCAGCCTGTCGCCCGGCACCCCAAGCGCCCCGATATGGCCCCGCCCGGTCAGCAGGCGACGCCGCCTCATGCGGAGAATGGTGAGAAGTAG
- a CDS encoding FAD-dependent monooxygenase: MPGGRSVYIAGAGIAGLTLSLALAKFGARVAILERQKTVQEIGAGLQISPNARRVLNRLGLDKAISAVSFEPEGIDVYGFRAARPMVTMELGEAARSRYGAQYAVMHRADLADVLHKATRRFANIDIAFETLSFEVETQARGVIVAHAQAGAEPRQGRAFAFVGADGINSMTRTVLLGGSTPEWTGRLAWRVLLEMSELKGLLNLNRTSVLLGPNFHAVCYPLPHRNKVNVVVFAKDRLETERVAPALPGGALDDERIAAIVTAGAGRWGYWPVGSVHTDHWHKGPIGLLGDAAHAMMPFQAQGAAMAIEDAAILAPLLMTEPSAEIAFERYEGLRRYRVDQVANLSAANGRAFHMRFPASLARDAVIRMQGPRGHFRRLDWLYGYDPAPEAEIGAPTRTN, from the coding sequence ATGCCGGGCGGCCGATCCGTCTATATCGCCGGCGCCGGCATCGCCGGGCTGACACTCTCCCTCGCCCTCGCCAAGTTCGGCGCTCGCGTCGCCATACTCGAACGGCAGAAGACCGTGCAGGAGATCGGCGCGGGCCTGCAGATCAGCCCCAATGCCAGGCGGGTGCTCAACCGGCTCGGCCTCGACAAGGCGATCTCGGCCGTCAGCTTCGAGCCGGAAGGCATCGACGTCTACGGTTTCCGAGCCGCCCGCCCCATGGTCACGATGGAACTGGGCGAGGCCGCCCGCAGCCGATACGGCGCGCAATACGCCGTGATGCACCGCGCCGACCTCGCCGACGTGCTCCACAAGGCCACCCGCCGCTTCGCCAATATCGACATCGCTTTCGAAACCCTCAGCTTCGAGGTGGAAACGCAGGCGCGCGGCGTCATCGTCGCCCATGCGCAGGCCGGGGCCGAACCGCGCCAGGGTCGCGCCTTCGCCTTTGTCGGCGCCGACGGCATCAATTCGATGACGCGTACGGTGCTGCTCGGCGGGTCGACGCCTGAATGGACCGGCCGGCTCGCCTGGCGCGTGCTGCTCGAAATGTCCGAGCTCAAGGGCCTGCTCAACCTCAACCGCACGAGCGTGCTGCTCGGCCCCAATTTCCACGCCGTCTGCTACCCGCTGCCCCACCGCAACAAGGTCAACGTGGTGGTGTTCGCCAAGGATCGCCTGGAGACCGAGCGCGTGGCCCCGGCCCTGCCCGGCGGCGCGCTGGACGACGAGCGGATCGCCGCCATCGTCACGGCTGGCGCCGGCCGCTGGGGTTACTGGCCGGTGGGAAGCGTCCATACGGATCACTGGCACAAGGGACCGATCGGACTGCTGGGCGATGCCGCCCACGCCATGATGCCGTTCCAGGCGCAGGGTGCAGCCATGGCCATCGAGGATGCCGCCATCCTCGCGCCGCTCCTCATGACCGAACCCTCGGCCGAAATCGCCTTCGAACGCTATGAAGGCCTGCGCCGCTATCGCGTCGACCAGGTGGCGAACCTGTCGGCGGCCAACGGCCGGGCGTTCCACATGCGCTTCCCGGCCAGCCTGGCCCGCGACGCGGTGATCCGCATGCAGGGGCCGCGCGGCCACTTCCGCCGGCTCGACTGGCTTTACGGCTATGATCCTGCGCCGGAGGCCGAAATCGGGGCGCCTACCCGTACGAATTGA
- a CDS encoding zinc-finger domain-containing protein yields the protein MAHATVPHFHNTDGLRQIEVGSKEFMCVGALPPFDHPHVYLDMGKDTEIVCPYCSTLYVFSNKLPAGASSPLSAVYEAA from the coding sequence ATGGCACACGCGACCGTTCCGCACTTCCACAACACCGATGGCCTGCGCCAGATCGAGGTGGGGTCCAAGGAATTCATGTGCGTGGGCGCCCTGCCGCCGTTCGACCATCCCCATGTCTATCTCGACATGGGCAAGGACACCGAAATCGTCTGCCCCTATTGCTCGACGCTCTATGTCTTCAGCAACAAGCTGCCGGCCGGCGCCTCCTCCCCGCTCTCTGCGGTGTATGAGGCGGCCTGA
- a CDS encoding alpha/beta fold hydrolase yields the protein MPTFLSDGISIAYEIYGEGEPVLLIHGFGSSGIINWVNTGWVEALNKAGYQAITIDDRGHGLSEKLYDPNDYYPALMAADAERLLEHLGIERAFVIGYSMGARITAFLAVEWPERVKAAVMGGMGMGLVTGLSDSREIIDGLNADSLADVKHPTGRQFRIFADHSKADRQALAACMVSSRQPMDIDDVRRIAVPVLVAVGETDDMAGSAQELADLLPKGEAFVIPRRNHMLATGDARFKEAAIAFLERNAQA from the coding sequence ATGCCTACCTTTCTTTCGGACGGAATCTCCATTGCCTATGAAATCTATGGCGAGGGCGAGCCGGTTTTGCTGATCCACGGCTTCGGCTCGAGCGGGATCATCAACTGGGTCAATACCGGTTGGGTCGAAGCGCTCAACAAGGCCGGCTACCAGGCGATCACGATCGACGATCGCGGGCACGGCCTGTCCGAAAAGCTCTACGACCCCAACGACTACTATCCGGCCCTCATGGCCGCCGACGCCGAGCGCCTGCTGGAGCATCTGGGGATCGAGCGCGCCTTCGTCATCGGCTATTCGATGGGCGCGCGGATCACGGCGTTCCTGGCGGTCGAATGGCCGGAGCGGGTCAAGGCGGCGGTGATGGGCGGCATGGGCATGGGTCTCGTCACGGGGCTCTCCGACTCGCGCGAAATCATCGACGGGCTCAATGCCGACTCGCTGGCCGACGTGAAGCATCCAACCGGGCGCCAGTTCCGCATCTTCGCCGATCATTCCAAGGCCGATCGCCAGGCGCTCGCCGCCTGCATGGTTTCCTCCCGCCAGCCCATGGATATCGATGATGTCCGGCGCATCGCGGTGCCCGTCCTCGTCGCCGTCGGGGAGACCGACGACATGGCCGGGTCAGCCCAGGAACTGGCCGACCTCCTGCCCAAGGGGGAAGCCTTCGTCATCCCGCGCCGCAACCACATGCTGGCGACGGGCGACGCCAGGTTCAAGGAAGCGGCCATCGCCTTCCTCGAAAGAAACGCCCAAGCCTGA
- the cysE gene encoding serine O-acetyltransferase: MSGNTKLASQVAAVDPVWDAIVAGAREIVVKEPSLSTLVLASILNHDTFEDALAHRIAERLHHDEVPADLIRHAFRDALSESPQIGVEARADLAATYERDPACHRALEPLLYFKGYQAIQTHRFAHALFKAGRRDFALYLQSRSSQVFQVDINPAVPMGKGIMLDHGTGLVIGETAVVGDNVSLLQGVTLGGTGKSEQDRHPKIGDGVLIGAGAKILGNIKIGDCSRIGAGSVVLKEVPPRVTVAGVPAKIIGEAGCAHPASVMDQMVLVYDQNV, encoded by the coding sequence ATGAGCGGCAACACCAAGCTTGCTTCCCAGGTTGCGGCCGTCGACCCGGTATGGGACGCCATCGTTGCCGGCGCCCGCGAGATCGTGGTCAAGGAGCCCTCGCTCTCGACGCTTGTGCTTGCCAGCATTCTCAATCACGACACTTTCGAGGACGCGCTGGCGCATCGCATTGCCGAGCGCCTGCACCACGATGAAGTGCCGGCAGATCTCATCCGCCACGCCTTCCGCGATGCGCTGAGCGAGTCGCCCCAGATCGGGGTCGAGGCGCGGGCCGACCTCGCGGCAACCTATGAGCGCGATCCGGCCTGCCACCGGGCGCTGGAGCCGCTGCTCTATTTCAAGGGCTACCAGGCCATCCAGACTCACCGTTTCGCCCATGCTCTCTTCAAGGCAGGACGGCGTGACTTCGCGCTCTATCTCCAGAGCCGGTCGAGCCAGGTTTTCCAGGTCGACATCAATCCGGCCGTGCCGATGGGCAAGGGCATCATGCTCGATCACGGCACGGGTCTCGTCATCGGCGAGACGGCGGTGGTGGGCGACAACGTCTCCCTGCTGCAGGGCGTTACGCTTGGCGGCACCGGCAAGTCCGAGCAGGACCGGCATCCCAAGATCGGCGATGGCGTGCTGATCGGGGCGGGGGCCAAGATTCTGGGAAACATCAAGATCGGCGATTGCTCGCGCATCGGCGCCGGCTCGGTCGTACTCAAGGAAGTGCCGCCGCGAGTGACGGTAGCCGGCGTGCCGGCCAAGATCATCGGCGAGGCTGGGTGTGCGCATCCGGCATCGGTCATGGACCAGATGGTTCTCGTCTATGACCAGAACGTCTGA
- a CDS encoding DUF3126 family protein: MNHPEIIKLQKYLQQKFNNRHIDVRPRPKKDDSVEVYVGEEFLGLIYVDDEDGDRSFNFQMAILEEDLDDIA; the protein is encoded by the coding sequence GTGAACCATCCCGAAATCATCAAGCTCCAGAAGTATCTGCAGCAGAAGTTCAACAACCGCCACATCGACGTGCGCCCGCGTCCCAAGAAGGACGACTCGGTCGAGGTCTATGTGGGCGAGGAATTCCTCGGCCTGATCTACGTCGATGACGAAGACGGCGACCGTTCGTTCAACTTCCAGATGGCCATTCTCGAAGAAGACCTCGACGATATCGCCTGA
- a CDS encoding DUF6949 family protein, which yields MSELMLAAFIVAVGLVLAAASTHLYQGLFREQAMLRYDGKTYFHTLGHLLMSFVCGPYIMLQMGWQQQKDATLAFVPVLIGSLVAFGWAFVTGLAFMSIYVAFLF from the coding sequence ATGAGTGAACTGATGCTTGCAGCATTCATTGTCGCCGTCGGCCTCGTTCTGGCCGCCGCTTCCACGCATCTCTACCAGGGACTTTTCCGCGAGCAGGCCATGCTGCGCTACGACGGGAAGACCTATTTCCATACGCTTGGCCATCTGCTGATGAGCTTCGTATGCGGCCCCTACATCATGCTCCAGATGGGCTGGCAGCAGCAGAAGGATGCGACGCTCGCCTTCGTGCCCGTGCTCATCGGCTCGCTCGTCGCCTTCGGCTGGGCCTTCGTCACGGGCCTGGCCTTCATGAGCATCTACGTGGCTTTTCTCTTCTAA
- a CDS encoding transglutaminase-like cysteine peptidase translates to MSTASNIAKILGAALLAAIAFAAPAKAQSVDFTNAAFVQVSINPTSIPVGAADFCHRRGAECAPYKNPIAAENLTDMRWSQLVQVNATVNAAVTPVSDKELYGVEEFWTYPTSGYGDCEDFALEKRRQLIDLGWAPSTLMIAVVRQANGEGHAVLMVRTDRGDLVLDNQAGDIRLWNETPYRYLKRQSQLSFAQWVDISDDRTTIVTASAGR, encoded by the coding sequence ATGTCCACCGCGAGCAACATCGCAAAGATCCTGGGAGCAGCGCTGCTGGCAGCCATTGCCTTCGCCGCCCCCGCCAAGGCCCAGAGCGTCGACTTCACCAACGCCGCCTTCGTGCAGGTTTCGATCAACCCGACCAGCATCCCGGTCGGCGCCGCCGATTTCTGCCACCGTCGTGGCGCCGAATGCGCGCCCTACAAGAACCCGATTGCCGCCGAGAACCTTACCGATATGCGCTGGTCGCAGCTCGTGCAGGTCAATGCCACCGTCAACGCTGCGGTGACCCCGGTTTCCGACAAGGAACTTTATGGCGTCGAAGAATTCTGGACCTACCCGACCAGCGGCTACGGCGACTGCGAGGACTTCGCCCTCGAAAAGCGCCGCCAACTGATCGACCTGGGCTGGGCCCCGTCCACCCTCATGATCGCCGTGGTGCGCCAGGCCAATGGCGAAGGCCATGCCGTGCTGATGGTCCGCACCGACCGCGGCGACCTCGTGCTCGACAACCAGGCCGGCGACATCCGCCTCTGGAACGAGACGCCCTACCGTTACCTCAAGCGCCAGAGCCAGCTCAGCTTCGCGCAGTGGGTCGATATCTCCGACGATCGTACCACGATCGTCACCGCGTCCGCCGGGCGCTGA
- a CDS encoding PilZ domain-containing protein, with protein MPRFQRVKVSILGRYMLADKREFPCQILEMSPGDAVVIAPVPGQVGERVVAYLDHVGRIEGLILESADGGFVMEVGGTPRKRDKLAAQLTWLANKDILNLPEDRRHERVVPDNRHSTVVLDDGRRYNCKIIDISLSGAAIELAVRPAMGTPVTLGRMRARVVRHFQNGVAVEFASSQEMLTVVQQNLRIN; from the coding sequence ATGCCGCGCTTTCAGCGTGTGAAGGTCTCGATACTCGGTCGCTACATGCTGGCCGACAAACGCGAATTCCCCTGCCAGATCCTGGAAATGTCGCCCGGCGACGCCGTGGTCATCGCCCCGGTCCCCGGTCAGGTGGGCGAGCGCGTGGTTGCCTATCTCGATCACGTCGGCCGCATCGAAGGCCTGATCCTCGAAAGCGCCGATGGCGGCTTCGTCATGGAAGTGGGCGGCACGCCGCGCAAGCGCGACAAGCTTGCCGCGCAACTTACCTGGCTCGCCAACAAGGACATCCTCAACCTGCCGGAAGATCGCCGGCACGAGCGTGTGGTTCCGGACAACCGGCACTCGACCGTCGTCCTCGACGATGGCCGCCGCTACAATTGCAAGATCATCGATATCTCGCTCTCGGGCGCCGCCATCGAGCTTGCCGTCCGCCCGGCAATGGGCACGCCCGTCACGCTCGGCCGCATGCGCGCCCGCGTGGTGCGCCATTTCCAGAATGGCGTGGCTGTCGAGTTCGCCTCCTCCCAGGAGATGCTCACGGTCGTGCAGCAGAACCTGCGGATCAACTGA
- a CDS encoding PAS domain-containing protein, translating into MQKTSTKTLYDYWNALRGSRSAPDRKDIDPTRIRSALANTFILELSEENSFVFRLAGSHLCTAYCRELKGRSFTGLWHERDRDALETLIRAVTEDHAVALVTFQANTPINTKVSFETILLPLRHNGSTQTRLLGAMTALEDPYWLGVQPIVEQRITGLRLIWPDDLATSDVVRDVAAAVPGVGFAAPGHTPMPITSTIFGNSARRYAHLAVIDGGRH; encoded by the coding sequence ATGCAAAAGACCAGCACCAAAACGCTCTATGACTACTGGAACGCGCTGCGTGGCTCCCGCAGTGCTCCCGACCGCAAGGACATCGACCCAACCCGGATTCGCTCCGCGCTGGCAAACACTTTCATTCTCGAGCTGAGCGAAGAGAACAGCTTTGTGTTCCGCCTGGCCGGCTCGCACCTGTGCACCGCCTATTGCCGCGAGCTCAAGGGACGCTCCTTTACCGGTCTCTGGCACGAGCGCGACCGCGATGCGCTCGAGACGCTGATCCGCGCCGTCACCGAGGATCATGCCGTCGCCCTGGTCACCTTCCAGGCCAACACGCCCATCAACACCAAGGTTTCGTTCGAAACGATCCTGCTCCCGTTGCGTCACAACGGCTCGACCCAGACCCGCCTTCTCGGCGCCATGACGGCCCTTGAAGACCCCTATTGGCTGGGCGTGCAGCCGATCGTCGAACAGCGCATCACCGGCCTGCGGCTGATCTGGCCGGACGACCTGGCGACCTCCGATGTCGTCCGCGACGTGGCAGCCGCAGTGCCCGGTGTCGGCTTCGCCGCTCCCGGCCATACGCCCATGCCGATCACCTCGACGATCTTCGGGAACAGCGCCCGCCGCTATGCTCACCTTGCGGTTATCGACGGCGGCCGCCATTGA
- a CDS encoding rhomboid family intramembrane serine protease, with the protein MSDTGSGQEPRQTGREPVFMLPAVVTALGGIMLAIHLATTLVLDNVGLYQLTLWFGFVPARLLIPDQIPGGFLPLIWTPFSHAFLHANWEHVIFNTLWLVIFATPVARRYGAIPTLVIFLLTSAAGAVAFAATTLPSVQVLIGASGGVAGLTGAAMRFIFQPVLVGTDPDTGQRVLLGRHLASLREVFTNPRSRNFSLIWIVLNAAVPLVPALIGQDIQIAWQAHLGGFVVGLLLPPLFERNWQHE; encoded by the coding sequence ATGAGTGACACCGGTTCTGGCCAGGAGCCCCGGCAAACGGGGCGTGAGCCGGTCTTCATGTTGCCGGCGGTGGTGACGGCGCTGGGTGGAATCATGCTGGCGATCCATCTCGCCACCACCCTCGTGCTCGATAACGTGGGACTCTATCAGTTAACCCTGTGGTTCGGCTTCGTGCCGGCGCGCCTGCTCATTCCTGACCAGATTCCGGGCGGTTTTCTACCCCTGATCTGGACGCCGTTTTCGCATGCTTTCCTGCACGCGAACTGGGAGCATGTGATCTTCAACACGCTCTGGCTCGTGATCTTCGCCACGCCCGTCGCCCGGCGCTACGGCGCGATTCCGACCCTCGTCATCTTCCTCCTGACCTCGGCGGCAGGGGCGGTGGCTTTTGCCGCCACGACGCTGCCTTCCGTGCAGGTGCTGATCGGCGCTTCGGGCGGGGTTGCGGGACTCACGGGCGCGGCCATGCGTTTCATCTTCCAGCCGGTGCTGGTGGGAACCGATCCCGATACCGGCCAGCGCGTGCTGCTGGGGCGGCATCTGGCGAGCCTCCGGGAGGTTTTCACCAATCCGCGCTCGCGCAATTTCAGCCTGATCTGGATCGTGCTCAACGCCGCCGTGCCGCTGGTGCCGGCGCTGATCGGGCAGGACATCCAGATCGCCTGGCAGGCGCACTTGGGCGGCTTTGTCGTAGGCCTGCTGCTGCCGCCGCTGTTCGAAAGGAACTGGCAACATGAGTGA
- a CDS encoding SlyX family protein, producing the protein MSEIEARLEKLETTIAYQDETIEELNKAVTDLWQQLEALRRDMSKLTEQLREVEGHPALAAQDEPPPPHY; encoded by the coding sequence ATGAGTGAGATCGAAGCGCGGCTCGAAAAGCTCGAAACCACGATCGCCTACCAGGACGAGACGATCGAGGAACTGAACAAGGCCGTTACCGACCTCTGGCAGCAATTGGAGGCGCTGCGGCGCGACATGTCCAAGCTGACAGAGCAATTGCGCGAGGTCGAGGGACATCCGGCACTCGCCGCGCAGGATGAGCCGCCGCCTCCGCATTATTAG
- the hisI gene encoding phosphoribosyl-AMP cyclohydrolase: MSITFADPTILSHDELEEGTAFAPRFDAQGLVTAVTTEAGSGRVLMVAHMNAQSLALTLETGEVHYWSRSRAKIWKKGESSGEIQKLIEMRTDCDQDVLLLTVEQTGRGAACHTGRKSCFYRIVKVDDGAVKLVDSGEPRLFDPKAVYGV; this comes from the coding sequence ATGAGCATCACCTTCGCAGACCCCACCATTCTCAGCCACGACGAACTGGAAGAAGGCACCGCCTTCGCGCCCCGCTTCGACGCCCAGGGCCTCGTGACCGCCGTCACCACCGAGGCAGGCTCCGGCCGTGTGCTGATGGTCGCGCATATGAATGCCCAATCCCTCGCGCTGACGCTCGAAACCGGCGAAGTCCACTACTGGTCGCGCTCGCGCGCAAAGATCTGGAAGAAGGGCGAGAGCTCGGGTGAGATCCAGAAGCTCATCGAAATGCGCACCGACTGCGACCAGGACGTGCTGCTGCTGACAGTCGAACAGACCGGCCGCGGGGCTGCGTGTCACACTGGCCGCAAGAGTTGCTTCTACCGGATCGTCAAGGTGGACGATGGCGCTGTGAAGCTCGTGGATTCGGGCGAGCCGCGGTTATTTGATCCGAAGGCCGTTTACGGCGTGTAG
- the folE gene encoding GTP cyclohydrolase I FolE, producing MDATAKSGTVTALDKVTRHKPSQEEVENAVRTLIAWAGDDPTREGLIETPGRVARAYSELFAGYEQSASDALSKIFREVGGYDDIVLLKDIPFHSHCEHHMVPFFGKAHIAYLPHEGVVGLSKLARLVDVFARRLQTQETMTQQIIDALNENLNPRGAAVMLEAEHMCMTMRGVHSHGVTTITHRFTGIFAEEREERERFFAFVGKR from the coding sequence ATGGACGCCACGGCTAAGTCCGGCACCGTCACGGCTCTCGATAAGGTGACCCGGCACAAACCTTCCCAGGAGGAAGTCGAAAACGCCGTTCGCACGCTGATTGCGTGGGCCGGCGACGATCCGACTCGCGAAGGGCTCATCGAAACCCCGGGCCGCGTTGCGCGGGCCTATTCCGAGCTTTTCGCCGGTTACGAGCAGAGCGCGAGCGACGCGCTGAGCAAAATCTTCCGCGAGGTCGGCGGCTACGACGACATCGTGCTGCTCAAGGATATTCCGTTCCACTCCCATTGCGAGCACCACATGGTGCCCTTCTTCGGCAAGGCGCATATCGCCTATCTGCCGCATGAGGGCGTGGTCGGCCTTTCCAAGCTCGCACGCCTCGTCGACGTCTTCGCGCGCCGTCTGCAGACGCAGGAGACCATGACGCAGCAGATCATCGATGCGCTCAACGAAAACCTCAACCCGCGCGGCGCGGCCGTGATGCTTGAGGCCGAGCATATGTGCATGACCATGCGCGGCGTGCATTCGCATGGCGTCACCACCATCACCCACCGCTTCACCGGCATCTTCGCCGAGGAACGCGAGGAGCGCGAGCGTTTCTTCGCCTTTGTCGGCAAGCGCTGA
- a CDS encoding iron-sulfur cluster assembly scaffold protein: MELSDLYSEKILQIAGNPPKAPRLADPDASARKVSRVCGSSIEVDVTVSDGIITGYGHDLSACALGQTSAAIVAREIVGTPVDEFRTVRDLMFRMLKEEGAPPSGKWDDLRFLEPVREYKPRHTSTMLVFDAVVEALDKIEAKRVA; encoded by the coding sequence ATGGAACTGAGCGATCTCTATTCCGAAAAAATCCTGCAGATCGCCGGCAACCCGCCCAAAGCGCCGCGGCTGGCCGATCCGGATGCTTCGGCACGCAAGGTGAGCCGCGTCTGCGGTTCCTCGATCGAGGTGGACGTGACGGTTTCCGATGGAATCATCACGGGTTACGGCCACGACCTTTCGGCATGCGCCCTGGGGCAGACGTCGGCGGCCATCGTGGCTCGCGAGATCGTCGGCACGCCCGTGGACGAATTCCGAACGGTGCGCGACCTGATGTTCCGCATGCTCAAGGAGGAGGGCGCTCCGCCATCGGGCAAATGGGACGATCTGCGGTTCCTGGAGCCGGTGCGTGAATACAAGCCGCGTCACACCTCGACCATGCTCGTGTTTGATGCGGTGGTTGAGGCGCTCGACAAGATCGAAGCAAAAAGAGTCGCTTAG
- the yidD gene encoding membrane protein insertion efficiency factor YidD, translating to MRQFWAVVDLPFKFAAVFLITIYRYTLSAFVGRTCRHAPSCSEFTSEAIWKYGFWPGGWMGLARFSRCRPGGTHGFDPVPEVLPEAGRWYLPWRYGRWR from the coding sequence ATGCGGCAATTCTGGGCGGTCGTGGACCTGCCGTTCAAGTTTGCGGCAGTGTTCCTCATCACCATCTATCGCTACACGCTCTCGGCTTTCGTCGGGCGCACCTGCCGGCACGCGCCGTCGTGTTCGGAATTCACCAGCGAGGCGATCTGGAAATATGGGTTCTGGCCGGGTGGCTGGATGGGATTGGCGCGGTTCAGCCGCTGCCGGCCCGGTGGCACGCATGGATTCGACCCGGTGCCAGAGGTGCTGCCGGAAGCGGGGCGGTGGTATCTGCCGTGGCGGTATGGGCGGTGGCGGTAG